A window of Acidobacteriota bacterium genomic DNA:
AAGCCCCTGCTCACCTAGTCGAACGCGTTCGGGACACGACGCATCGCTCTTGGCTTCAACTCTTTCTGGCTTAAGAAGATCGGAATGCTGAAGCGATGGTGCCGGGAGTGCCCGACAGATACTCGTTCCCGTAAAGTACTGCTCGGGTTTGAGTGCCTTTGTCGTCGAGCCCAGCAGCACTTGGCCTGATGCCTTACCGTTTCCCCCGTCTATCCACCAGATCCTTGATTGCATCACCGTAACTTCGAAACTCATCAAGTGCTCGATGCATCTCTCGTCGAGCCATGTAATTATCGACGCAGCCGACGATGATGCTCAGGCTCCTGTAGTCGCTGTTCGAGTTTTTAAAATGTTTCTCCGGATCGAAACTCTCGCACGAGAAGCTTGTTTCTATTCCCCATGCCGTTGTAAACTCGCTCCGCAAGGGTCTGGGCCTTGTATCGTCCGACCTCCGCAAAACAGAAGTTGCTCCGCGGTATATTTCCGTTTTCTACCACATCCGGATCGACGATCAGCATTTCTACCGGTTTGTTCTGCTGTTGTTTTAGTTCGAAGATCAATCGGGCTAAAGCAGGAACGACAAAAGAGCCTGTTCCTCCGGCACCGACAACGATGAATCGAAGGGTGTTGTATTCGACAGGCATCACAACCGCGGCCTGCGAGAAGCTAAGATCGATATCCATTACAACATCATCTGAAGCAGAGCTTCGACCTCATTCAGATCGACAACTCCGCTTGGCACGTGGCCGATCCAGGAAAATGGAATCGGGATAAGGTGGTCGTAAATGCCGCAACGGAATCTGAACTTCGGCTTGTCGTGGACGTCAGCAATGATACCGAATATCCGGAACTTGCCTGATTCATCACGATCATCGGCAGAACTGAACTGGTATGCCCCGTCAGGGTGCGTATGAACCTCTATACAGGCATCAGAGTATTCGGGCCGTCTATCGTCGGCGATGGTTGAGGCATACGTTCTGTCCTTACTCGATGTGCGCCACTGCCACGCGTATCGCTCGCTATCCCAATAGATAAGATAAAGTTCTTCTCTAAAATTCTCCTTCGAATTGGAGGCCTGGGCGTGCTTACAAATTTCGTCCCAAATACGGCTTGGGACTTTCGGCTTGTGCCATTTGATACCTACGAATACGGTTGGAAGGCCCTTTATCTCTCTAAATTCTAGAGGAACTGAAACCGTAAATTCCTCACGCTGAGCCCTTAGAATTACGCCGTTTCCGGCAAGGAGGTACTCGTAAAGAATGGCTTCTACCGGCTCGAATCGTTCTTTTGCAATCCGATGACCGATGAACTCCTTTTCTCTTTCCATAATTTTATTCAGAACCGGGAGT
This region includes:
- a CDS encoding Mov34/MPN/PAD-1 family protein translates to MEREKEFIGHRIAKERFEPVEAILYEYLLAGNGVILRAQREEFTVSVPLEFREIKGLPTVFVGIKWHKPKVPSRIWDEICKHAQASNSKENFREELYLIYWDSERYAWQWRTSSKDRTYASTIADDRRPEYSDACIEVHTHPDGAYQFSSADDRDESGKFRIFGIIADVHDKPKFRFRCGIYDHLIPIPFSWIGHVPSGVVDLNEVEALLQMML
- a CDS encoding ThiF family adenylyltransferase, with amino-acid sequence MDIDLSFSQAAVVMPVEYNTLRFIVVGAGGTGSFVVPALARLIFELKQQQNKPVEMLIVDPDVVENGNIPRSNFCFAEVGRYKAQTLAERVYNGMGNRNKLLVREFRSGETF